A genomic window from Promicromonospora sukumoe includes:
- a CDS encoding serine/threonine-protein kinase: protein MRPVEGLSLGDRYKLVRRIAMGGMGEVWVARDEKLAREIAVKVLREEYTGNEDFLRRLRTEARNSSTLVHPNIAQMFDYGEENGAGYLVMELVLGEPLADLLEREPVLQPARLLPILAQTARGLHAAHLAGVVHRDVKPGNILLEHSGTVKITDFGVSVAQNQVPMTATGMVMGTAQYLSPEQAVGQSATGASDIYALGVVAYEATAGRRPFTGRTPVDIAIAHVNAPMPLLPTSVHPGLAETITQMLEKDPAQRIASADQLARHLDILAAEIAEDPFGSSRYARRSRRDGQSSSTTRSGNGRPSAPQPGPSHARKQNPFSPTGGGRHTTVANAQSAPPQPAAGPGTPAGGYGSGTAAGGYGTGTDAGGYTPDGGYGQGSPAGGFGSGPFGSGSYGSDSAGYGTTSGTYGTDAYGRPYAPAPGTPAGGPGSGAYGTDSAGYGSDSAGYGTTSGSYGSDAYGRPTAPGYVPPPAGAGNGTARSYPSRRDLHSTRQDGRRVPQQGRSGGHPGKGRRSLSSDIRGWVNGIEDRLGVRVSWPLVALVALLLVVLIITLVTVNGNDGALQEPWGSSEIYAETLNPPAAAGLAASGMMLFNESYALRQTATTSKDL, encoded by the coding sequence ATGAGACCGGTCGAGGGTCTGTCGCTGGGCGATCGCTACAAGCTGGTGCGGCGTATCGCCATGGGCGGCATGGGCGAGGTGTGGGTAGCGCGCGACGAGAAGCTCGCGCGCGAGATCGCCGTGAAGGTGCTCCGTGAGGAGTACACGGGCAACGAGGACTTCCTCCGTCGCCTGCGCACGGAGGCACGGAACTCGTCGACCCTCGTCCACCCCAACATCGCGCAGATGTTCGACTACGGCGAGGAGAACGGCGCCGGCTACCTCGTCATGGAGCTGGTCCTGGGCGAGCCGCTCGCCGACCTGCTCGAACGGGAGCCGGTGCTCCAGCCGGCGCGGCTGCTGCCGATCCTCGCGCAGACCGCGCGCGGCCTCCACGCCGCGCACCTCGCGGGTGTGGTGCACCGGGACGTGAAGCCGGGCAACATCCTGCTGGAGCACTCCGGCACCGTGAAGATCACGGACTTCGGCGTCTCGGTCGCGCAGAACCAGGTGCCCATGACCGCCACCGGCATGGTCATGGGCACCGCGCAGTATCTGTCGCCGGAGCAGGCCGTGGGCCAGTCCGCCACGGGTGCCTCGGACATCTACGCGCTCGGCGTGGTCGCGTACGAGGCGACGGCGGGCCGCCGCCCCTTCACCGGCCGGACGCCGGTCGACATCGCGATCGCGCACGTCAACGCGCCGATGCCGCTGCTGCCGACCTCGGTGCACCCGGGGCTCGCCGAGACGATCACCCAGATGCTGGAGAAGGACCCGGCGCAGCGCATCGCGTCGGCCGACCAGCTCGCACGACACCTCGACATCCTCGCGGCGGAGATCGCCGAGGACCCGTTCGGCAGCTCGCGCTACGCGCGCCGCTCGCGCCGTGACGGCCAGTCCTCCTCGACGACGCGCTCCGGCAACGGCCGGCCGAGCGCGCCGCAGCCCGGGCCGTCGCACGCCCGCAAGCAGAACCCGTTCAGCCCGACCGGCGGCGGGCGGCACACGACCGTGGCCAACGCCCAGTCCGCGCCGCCCCAGCCGGCCGCCGGTCCGGGAACCCCCGCGGGCGGCTACGGCTCCGGCACCGCGGCCGGCGGCTACGGCACGGGCACCGACGCGGGCGGCTACACCCCCGACGGCGGCTACGGGCAGGGCAGCCCGGCGGGCGGTTTCGGTTCCGGCCCGTTCGGCTCCGGCTCCTACGGTTCCGACTCGGCCGGGTACGGCACGACGTCGGGCACCTACGGGACGGACGCCTACGGCCGCCCCTACGCCCCGGCCCCCGGCACCCCGGCCGGCGGCCCCGGTTCGGGGGCCTACGGCACCGACTCCGCCGGGTACGGCTCGGACTCCGCGGGATACGGCACGACGTCGGGCTCCTACGGCTCGGACGCCTACGGCAGGCCCACCGCTCCCGGGTACGTACCACCGCCGGCGGGCGCCGGGAACGGGACCGCGCGCTCCTACCCGTCGCGCCGCGACCTGCACTCGACACGCCAGGACGGGCGAAGGGTCCCCCAGCAAGGGCGCTCGGGAGGGCACCCTGGGAAGGGACGGCGCAGCCTGTCGTCCGACATCCGAGGCTGGGTGAACGGGATCGAGGACCGCCTGGGGGTCCGCGTGTCCTGGCCGCTCGTCGCACTGGTCGCGTTGCTGCTCGTGGTCCTCATCATCACGCTGGTCACCGTGAACGGCAACGACGGCGCTCTGCAGGAGCCGTGGGGTTCCTCCGAAATCTACGCCGAAACGCTGAATCCCCCGGCAGCGGCCGGACTGGCCGCTTCTGGGATGATGCTCTTCAACGAGTCGTATGCCCTGAGGCAGACGGCCACGACATCAAAGGACCTATGA
- a CDS encoding aminodeoxychorismate/anthranilate synthase component II, producing the protein MTRILVVDNYDSFVYTIVGYLDQIGARTVVVRNDAVPTPDADGRYWYDGDDGARVPYDGVLVSPGPGTPAEAGASEDVIRACARSRTPMLGVCLGHQALAEVYGGKVTHAPELMHGKTSLVEHSGQGVLAGLPAPFTATRYHSLAVTPDSVPSELEVTCTTASGIVMGLQHRELPLHGVQFHPESVLTEGGHRLLANWLETCGLDGAVERAKGMAPLVTS; encoded by the coding sequence ATGACGCGCATCCTCGTCGTCGACAACTACGACTCGTTCGTCTACACGATCGTCGGCTACCTCGACCAGATCGGCGCCCGGACCGTGGTGGTCCGGAACGACGCCGTGCCCACCCCGGACGCCGACGGCCGCTACTGGTACGACGGCGACGACGGCGCGCGCGTGCCGTACGACGGCGTGCTCGTCTCCCCCGGCCCCGGCACACCGGCGGAGGCCGGTGCCTCCGAGGACGTGATCCGCGCCTGCGCCCGGTCGCGCACCCCGATGCTCGGCGTCTGCCTGGGGCACCAGGCGCTTGCCGAGGTGTACGGCGGCAAGGTGACGCACGCGCCCGAGCTCATGCACGGCAAGACGAGCCTGGTCGAGCACTCGGGCCAGGGTGTGCTCGCCGGCCTGCCCGCGCCGTTCACCGCGACGCGCTACCACTCGCTGGCGGTCACGCCGGACAGCGTTCCGTCCGAGCTCGAGGTGACCTGCACGACGGCGTCGGGCATCGTCATGGGGCTGCAGCACCGCGAGCTGCCGCTGCACGGCGTCCAGTTCCACCCGGAGTCCGTGCTGACCGAGGGCGGGCACCGGCTGCTGGCGAACTGGCTGGAGACCTGCGGGCTCGACGGCGCGGTCGAGCGGGCGAAGGGAATGGCGCCGCTGGTCACCTCGTGA
- the pknB gene encoding Stk1 family PASTA domain-containing Ser/Thr kinase codes for MVENTPRVLAGRYEVGELVGRGGMAEVHIGHDTRLGRTVAIKVLRSDLARDPSFLTRFRREAQSAAALNHPAVVAVYDTGEDIHQNAAGEDVHVPFIVMEYVEGHTVRDILTDGSAVPIEEAVEITVGVLSALEYSHHAGIVHRDIKPANVMITPTGAVKVMDFGIARAMADSAATMTQTNAVIGTAQYLSPEQARGEQVDTRSDLYSTGCMLFELLTGRPPFQGDSPVAVAYQHVGQEPQRPSEVATDVPDVLDRITLKALTKDRDHRYSTAAEFRHDLEAAMRGGQISAPMVGAMMGATQVAGQPAYGATQVMTPGQGAWGQTTAQQSPVTPGNGYPGPQTRAGQREPEKKSKALMWWLLGIALAAVAAIVIAMVINGGGEEEPTTVAVPSIQEGISADEARAQIEAAGLTFQQAIDKDSDLDEGLTTGQTDPGADEQVDPSSTVTVFVAGAPGQVTLPALKNLSESDARARLEELNLTVSGTETENSADVGQGQVTKSEPSAGETVQEGSEVVLYLSTGQVTVPDLAGQSRAAAEQQLKAVGLSYEFKNEPSEDVTEGLVVRTNPNGDVDQRSFVTVFLASAPEPKETTVPADLLGKQLEEAQVACTGVQITCREVSQEPSAIFPEPGQVISSNPAPGSTVDVGGVIDLVISSGPEGGGEGDGEDIIP; via the coding sequence GTGGTGGAGAACACGCCCCGCGTACTCGCCGGCCGTTATGAGGTCGGCGAGCTCGTCGGCCGTGGCGGTATGGCCGAGGTGCACATCGGCCACGACACCCGCCTCGGTCGTACGGTCGCGATCAAGGTGCTCCGTTCCGACCTCGCTCGCGACCCGTCGTTCCTCACGCGCTTCCGGCGCGAGGCGCAGTCGGCCGCCGCGCTGAACCACCCCGCGGTCGTCGCCGTGTACGACACCGGTGAGGACATCCACCAGAACGCCGCCGGCGAGGACGTGCACGTCCCGTTCATCGTGATGGAGTACGTCGAGGGCCACACCGTCCGCGACATCCTGACCGACGGCTCGGCCGTGCCGATCGAGGAGGCCGTGGAGATCACGGTCGGCGTGCTGAGCGCCCTGGAGTACTCCCACCACGCGGGCATCGTGCACCGCGACATCAAGCCCGCGAACGTGATGATCACGCCCACGGGCGCGGTCAAGGTGATGGACTTCGGCATCGCCCGGGCCATGGCCGACTCCGCCGCGACCATGACGCAGACGAACGCCGTGATCGGCACCGCGCAGTACCTCTCCCCGGAGCAGGCGCGCGGCGAGCAGGTCGACACCCGCTCGGACCTGTACTCGACCGGCTGCATGCTGTTCGAGCTGCTCACCGGCCGTCCGCCGTTCCAGGGTGACTCGCCCGTCGCCGTGGCCTACCAGCACGTGGGCCAGGAGCCGCAGCGCCCGTCCGAGGTCGCCACCGACGTCCCCGACGTGCTGGACCGCATCACGCTCAAGGCCCTCACCAAGGACCGGGACCACCGGTACAGCACCGCGGCGGAGTTCCGCCACGACCTGGAGGCCGCGATGCGCGGCGGCCAGATCAGCGCGCCCATGGTCGGCGCGATGATGGGTGCCACGCAGGTCGCGGGCCAGCCCGCGTACGGTGCCACGCAGGTCATGACGCCGGGCCAGGGCGCCTGGGGCCAGACGACGGCGCAGCAGAGCCCGGTCACGCCGGGCAACGGCTACCCGGGCCCGCAGACGCGCGCCGGCCAGCGCGAGCCCGAGAAGAAGAGCAAGGCCCTCATGTGGTGGCTGCTCGGGATCGCGCTGGCCGCGGTCGCGGCCATCGTCATCGCCATGGTGATCAACGGCGGTGGCGAGGAAGAGCCGACGACGGTCGCCGTGCCGAGCATCCAGGAGGGCATCTCCGCCGACGAGGCGAGGGCCCAGATCGAGGCCGCCGGCCTGACGTTCCAGCAGGCCATCGACAAGGACTCCGACCTCGACGAGGGGCTGACCACCGGTCAGACCGACCCGGGGGCCGACGAGCAGGTCGACCCGAGCTCGACGGTCACCGTCTTCGTCGCGGGCGCCCCGGGACAGGTCACCCTCCCCGCGCTGAAGAACCTGTCGGAGAGCGACGCGCGGGCCCGGCTCGAGGAGCTGAACCTCACGGTCAGCGGCACCGAGACGGAGAACAGCGCGGACGTCGGCCAGGGCCAGGTCACCAAGAGCGAGCCCAGCGCCGGGGAGACCGTGCAGGAGGGGTCGGAGGTCGTCCTGTACCTCTCGACCGGCCAGGTCACCGTTCCCGACCTCGCGGGCCAGTCGCGAGCGGCCGCCGAGCAGCAGCTCAAGGCCGTGGGGCTGAGCTACGAGTTCAAGAACGAGCCGAGCGAGGACGTCACCGAGGGACTGGTGGTGCGCACCAACCCCAACGGCGACGTGGACCAGCGGTCCTTCGTCACCGTGTTCCTCGCCTCCGCGCCGGAGCCGAAGGAGACGACGGTCCCGGCCGACCTGCTGGGCAAGCAGCTCGAGGAGGCCCAGGTCGCGTGCACCGGGGTGCAGATCACCTGCCGGGAGGTCTCGCAGGAGCCGTCCGCGATCTTCCCCGAGCCCGGCCAGGTCATCAGCTCGAACCCGGCTCCCGGCTCGACGGTCGACGTCGGCGGCGTCATCGACCTGGTCATCTCGTCCGGCCCTGAGGGCGGCGGCGAGGGTGACGGCGAGGACATCATCCCGTAG
- a CDS encoding peptidoglycan D,D-transpeptidase FtsI family protein — MNATLRRLSTVVMVMFLALMVSTTWIQFVSAESLNDNPRNVRGTYSSLSRDRGPIVVKGGEAIATSVPVDDNYKYQRTYSDGDAGAASVYAPITGYYSVIGTISGMERYANSYLAGEDDSLWLDRLQNLITGEEAQGSSVELTIDPKVQKAAWDALGDYTGAAVALDPKTGAILAMVSKPSYDPNPLASHDSDAAKAAAEKVINEKPVINSEDGEERRSVYGPTINRTINATFPPGSTFKLLTAAAAIEYDGKTPGTQIPAPDTYTLPGTSTPVGNFGGFPCAASQQMTLLEALEISCNTAFLNLADEVGKDGMQQMFQEFGFTDSIEVPMTTSVGAYPGLIGGENDDDSDARIALSGIGQGSVRMTPLQVAMISAAIANDGDLMEPYLVQSVRDSDLELVSQTKPSRYKSPFSSSTADALTEMMQAVVDNGSGKGAQIPGVAVAGKTGTAQDEPRSPSLWFTSFAPADDPQVAVAVVLENEGQSTNETTGGALASPIAKQIMQAAISK; from the coding sequence GTGAACGCCACCCTGCGCCGCCTGTCCACCGTCGTCATGGTCATGTTCCTGGCCCTGATGGTGTCGACCACCTGGATCCAGTTCGTGTCGGCGGAGAGCCTGAACGACAACCCGCGGAACGTGCGCGGCACGTACAGCTCGCTCTCCCGGGACCGCGGCCCCATCGTGGTCAAGGGTGGGGAGGCGATCGCCACCTCCGTCCCCGTGGACGACAACTACAAGTACCAGCGCACCTACTCGGACGGCGACGCCGGTGCCGCCAGCGTCTACGCGCCGATCACCGGCTACTACTCCGTCATCGGCACGATCAGCGGCATGGAGCGGTACGCGAACAGCTACCTCGCGGGCGAGGACGACTCGCTGTGGCTCGACCGCCTGCAGAACCTCATCACGGGTGAGGAGGCGCAGGGGTCCTCGGTCGAGCTGACCATCGACCCCAAGGTGCAGAAGGCGGCCTGGGACGCCCTCGGGGACTACACCGGCGCCGCGGTCGCCCTCGACCCGAAGACGGGTGCCATCCTCGCGATGGTCTCCAAGCCGTCGTACGACCCGAACCCGCTCGCGTCGCACGACTCGGATGCCGCCAAGGCCGCCGCGGAGAAGGTCATCAACGAGAAGCCGGTGATCAACTCCGAGGACGGCGAGGAGCGGCGCAGCGTCTACGGCCCGACGATCAACCGCACGATCAACGCCACGTTCCCGCCGGGGTCCACGTTCAAGCTGCTCACGGCGGCCGCCGCCATCGAGTACGACGGGAAGACCCCGGGCACCCAGATCCCGGCGCCGGACACGTACACCCTGCCGGGCACCTCGACGCCCGTGGGGAACTTCGGCGGCTTCCCGTGCGCGGCCTCGCAGCAGATGACGCTCCTGGAGGCGCTGGAGATCTCCTGCAACACCGCGTTCCTCAACCTGGCCGACGAGGTCGGCAAGGACGGGATGCAGCAGATGTTCCAGGAGTTCGGGTTCACCGACTCGATCGAGGTCCCGATGACGACCTCCGTCGGCGCCTACCCGGGCCTGATCGGCGGCGAGAACGACGACGACTCGGACGCGCGCATCGCGCTCTCCGGCATCGGCCAGGGCAGCGTCCGCATGACGCCGCTCCAGGTCGCCATGATCTCGGCGGCCATCGCGAACGACGGCGACCTCATGGAGCCGTACCTCGTCCAGAGCGTCCGGGACAGCGACCTCGAGCTCGTCAGCCAGACCAAGCCGAGCCGCTACAAGAGCCCGTTCTCCTCGTCCACCGCCGACGCGCTGACCGAGATGATGCAGGCCGTGGTCGACAACGGCTCGGGCAAGGGCGCGCAGATCCCGGGCGTCGCCGTGGCCGGCAAGACCGGTACGGCGCAGGACGAGCCGCGGTCGCCGTCGCTCTGGTTCACGTCGTTCGCCCCGGCCGACGACCCGCAGGTCGCGGTCGCGGTCGTCCTGGAGAACGAGGGCCAGTCCACCAACGAGACCACGGGTGGCGCGCTCGCCAGCCCGATCGCCAAGCAGATCATGCAGGCGGCGATCTCGAAATGA